One part of the Eptesicus fuscus isolate TK198812 chromosome 20, DD_ASM_mEF_20220401, whole genome shotgun sequence genome encodes these proteins:
- the FLCN gene encoding folliculin isoform X1, whose protein sequence is MNAIVALCHFCELHGPRTLFCTEVLHAPLPKGAGDSPGQGEQAEEEEGGIQMSSGICTHSPAEGASTESSSPGPKKSDMCEGCRSLAVGHPGYLSHDKETSIKYVSHQHPSHPQLFSIVRQACVRSLSCEVCPGREGPIFFGDEQHGFVFSHTFFIKDSLARGFQRWYSIITIMMDRIYLINSWPFLLGKIRGIIDELQGKALKVFEAEQFGCPQRAQRMNTAFTPFLHQRNGNAARSLTSLTSDDNLWACLHTSFAWLLKACGSRLTEKLLEGAPTEDTLVQMEKLADLEEESESWDNSEAEEEKASVLPEGAQRRELTKCPTASSSLSDCESWQPRKLSVFKSLRHMRQVLGASSFRMLAWHVLMGNQVIWKSRDTDLVLSAFEVLRTMLPVGCVRIIPYSSQYEEAYRCNFLGLSPHVQIPAHVLSSEFAVIVEVHTAVPSSLPPAGCEDDLSLSKYEFVVTSGSPVAADRVGPTILNKMEAALTNQNLSVDVVDQCLICLKEEWMNKVKVLFKFTKVDSRPKEDTQKLLSILGASEEDNVKLLKFWMTGLSKTYKSHLMSTVRSPPATEPRN, encoded by the exons ATGAACGCCATCGTCGCCCTCTGCCACTTCTGTGAGCTCCATGGCCCCCGCACTCTCTTTTGCACGGAGGTTCTGCACGCCCCTCTTCCAAAGGGGGCTggggacagccctggccagggggagcaggccgaggaggaggagggcggcaTCCAGATGAGCAGCGGGATCTGCACGCACAGCCCAGCCGAAGGGGCCAGCACAGAGTCCAGCAGCCCGGGACCCAAGAAGTCGGACATGTGCGAG GGCTGCCGGTCTCTTGCTGTGGGGCATCCCGGGTACCTGAGCCATGATAAAGAGACTTCGATTAAATATGTCAGCCATCagcaccccagccacccccagcTCTTCAGCATTGTCCGCCAGGCCTGCGTGCGGAGCCTGAGCTGTGAG GTCTGCCCCGGCCGTGAAGGCCCTATCTTCTTTGGGGACGAGCAGCACGGGTTTGTGTTCAGCCACACCTTCTTCATCAAAGACAGCCTGGCCCGGGGCTTCCAGCGCTGGTACAGCATCATCACCATCATGATGGACCGCATCTACCTCATCAACTCCTGGCCCTTCCTGCTCGGGAAGATCCGCGGGATCATCGATGAACTCCAGGGCAAGGCGCTCAAG GTTTTTGAGGCAGAGCAGTTTGGGTGCCCACAGCGCGCCCAGAGGATGAACACAGCCTTCACCCCATTCCTGCACCAGAGGAACGGCAACGCCGCCCGGTCGCTCACCTCCTTGACCAGCGATGACAACCTGTGGGCGTGCCTGCACACCTCCTTCGCGTG GCTCCTGAAGGCGTGCGGCAGCCGGCTGACGGAGAAGCTCCTGGAGGGCGCGCCCACCGAGGACACCTTGGTCCAGATGGAGAAGCTCGCGG ATTTAGAAGAGGAATCAGAAAGCTGGGACAACTCTGAggctgaagaggaaaaagccTCTGTCTTGCCAGAGGGTGCGCAGAGGCGGGAGCTGACCAAATGCCCCACAGCTTCCTCCtcgctctcagactgtgagagctGGCAGCCCCGGAAGCTGTCCGTCTTTAAGTCCCTTCGGCACATGAGACAG gtcctgggtgcctcgTCTTTTCGCATGTTGGCCTGGCACGTTCTCATGGGGAACCAGGTGATCTGGAAAAGTAGGGACACAGACCTTGTCCTGTCAGCGTTTGAAGTTCTCCGG aCCATGCTGCCTGTGGGCTGTGTGCGCATCATCCCTTACAGCAGCCAGTACGAGGAGGCCTACCGCTGCAACTTCCTGGGGCTCAGCCCCCACGTGCAGATCCCCGCCCACGTGCTCTCCTCAG AATTCGCTGTCATAGTGGAGGTCCACACAGCCgttccctccagcctccccccgGCTGGGTGTGAGGACGACCTGTCTCTCAGCAAATACGAGTTTGTGGTGACCAGTGGGAGTCCTGTGGCTGCAGACCGAG TGGGCCCGACCATTCTGAATAAGATGGAAGCTGCTCTGACCAACCAGAATCTGTCTGTGGATGTGGTTGACCAGTGCCTCATCTGCCTCAAAGAAGAGTGGATGAA CAAAGTGAAGGTCCTTTTCAAATTCACCAAGGTGGACAGTCGGCCCAAAGAGGACACGCAGAAGCTCCTGAGTATCCTCGGAGCGTCCGAGGAGGACAACGTCAAACTGCTCAAGTTCTGGATGACAGGCCTGAGCAAAACCTATAAGTCCCACCTCATGTCCACGGTCCGGAGCCCCCCGGCCACAGAGCCTCGTAATTGA
- the FLCN gene encoding folliculin isoform X2 codes for MNAIVALCHFCELHGPRTLFCTEVLHAPLPKGAGDSPGQGEQAEEEEGGIQMSSGICTHSPAEGASTESSSPGPKKSDMCEGCRSLAVGHPGYLSHDKETSIKYVSHQHPSHPQLFSIVRQACVRSLSCEVCPGREGPIFFGDEQHGFVFSHTFFIKDSLARGFQRWYSIITIMMDRIYLINSWPFLLGKIRGIIDELQGKALKRAQRMNTAFTPFLHQRNGNAARSLTSLTSDDNLWACLHTSFAWLLKACGSRLTEKLLEGAPTEDTLVQMEKLADLEEESESWDNSEAEEEKASVLPEGAQRRELTKCPTASSSLSDCESWQPRKLSVFKSLRHMRQVLGASSFRMLAWHVLMGNQVIWKSRDTDLVLSAFEVLRTMLPVGCVRIIPYSSQYEEAYRCNFLGLSPHVQIPAHVLSSEFAVIVEVHTAVPSSLPPAGCEDDLSLSKYEFVVTSGSPVAADRVGPTILNKMEAALTNQNLSVDVVDQCLICLKEEWMNKVKVLFKFTKVDSRPKEDTQKLLSILGASEEDNVKLLKFWMTGLSKTYKSHLMSTVRSPPATEPRN; via the exons ATGAACGCCATCGTCGCCCTCTGCCACTTCTGTGAGCTCCATGGCCCCCGCACTCTCTTTTGCACGGAGGTTCTGCACGCCCCTCTTCCAAAGGGGGCTggggacagccctggccagggggagcaggccgaggaggaggagggcggcaTCCAGATGAGCAGCGGGATCTGCACGCACAGCCCAGCCGAAGGGGCCAGCACAGAGTCCAGCAGCCCGGGACCCAAGAAGTCGGACATGTGCGAG GGCTGCCGGTCTCTTGCTGTGGGGCATCCCGGGTACCTGAGCCATGATAAAGAGACTTCGATTAAATATGTCAGCCATCagcaccccagccacccccagcTCTTCAGCATTGTCCGCCAGGCCTGCGTGCGGAGCCTGAGCTGTGAG GTCTGCCCCGGCCGTGAAGGCCCTATCTTCTTTGGGGACGAGCAGCACGGGTTTGTGTTCAGCCACACCTTCTTCATCAAAGACAGCCTGGCCCGGGGCTTCCAGCGCTGGTACAGCATCATCACCATCATGATGGACCGCATCTACCTCATCAACTCCTGGCCCTTCCTGCTCGGGAAGATCCGCGGGATCATCGATGAACTCCAGGGCAAGGCGCTCAAG CGCGCCCAGAGGATGAACACAGCCTTCACCCCATTCCTGCACCAGAGGAACGGCAACGCCGCCCGGTCGCTCACCTCCTTGACCAGCGATGACAACCTGTGGGCGTGCCTGCACACCTCCTTCGCGTG GCTCCTGAAGGCGTGCGGCAGCCGGCTGACGGAGAAGCTCCTGGAGGGCGCGCCCACCGAGGACACCTTGGTCCAGATGGAGAAGCTCGCGG ATTTAGAAGAGGAATCAGAAAGCTGGGACAACTCTGAggctgaagaggaaaaagccTCTGTCTTGCCAGAGGGTGCGCAGAGGCGGGAGCTGACCAAATGCCCCACAGCTTCCTCCtcgctctcagactgtgagagctGGCAGCCCCGGAAGCTGTCCGTCTTTAAGTCCCTTCGGCACATGAGACAG gtcctgggtgcctcgTCTTTTCGCATGTTGGCCTGGCACGTTCTCATGGGGAACCAGGTGATCTGGAAAAGTAGGGACACAGACCTTGTCCTGTCAGCGTTTGAAGTTCTCCGG aCCATGCTGCCTGTGGGCTGTGTGCGCATCATCCCTTACAGCAGCCAGTACGAGGAGGCCTACCGCTGCAACTTCCTGGGGCTCAGCCCCCACGTGCAGATCCCCGCCCACGTGCTCTCCTCAG AATTCGCTGTCATAGTGGAGGTCCACACAGCCgttccctccagcctccccccgGCTGGGTGTGAGGACGACCTGTCTCTCAGCAAATACGAGTTTGTGGTGACCAGTGGGAGTCCTGTGGCTGCAGACCGAG TGGGCCCGACCATTCTGAATAAGATGGAAGCTGCTCTGACCAACCAGAATCTGTCTGTGGATGTGGTTGACCAGTGCCTCATCTGCCTCAAAGAAGAGTGGATGAA CAAAGTGAAGGTCCTTTTCAAATTCACCAAGGTGGACAGTCGGCCCAAAGAGGACACGCAGAAGCTCCTGAGTATCCTCGGAGCGTCCGAGGAGGACAACGTCAAACTGCTCAAGTTCTGGATGACAGGCCTGAGCAAAACCTATAAGTCCCACCTCATGTCCACGGTCCGGAGCCCCCCGGCCACAGAGCCTCGTAATTGA